The region CGCTTCCCGACGGCCCGCTGACTGCACGCAAACTGGGCGAGACGCACAAGGTCATCGTCGCGTCTCCTGGGTATCTGGCTCGGCGCGGGACACCTTCGATACCGGAGGACCTGATCGACCACGACTGCATCAATTTCAACTTCAAACGCGCGACGTCTGGCTGGCCGTTTCGCAAGGATGGCGATGACTATTCGCTGTTGGTCAAGGGCAGCGTGCAGACCAATAACGGCGACACTCAGGCTCAGCTCGCCGTGGAAGGAATCGGTATAGCGCGCGTATGCGCTGAGACGGTCGATCGACAGATTGAGGCCGGCCATCTGGTTCCGCTATTGGAGGCGTTTAATCCGGGCGATGGCGAGGAGATTCATGCCGTGTTCGTCGGCGGTGCGCACATGCCGGCGCGTGTGCGGTGCTTTGTCGATTACCTGGTGTCGGCTTTTGCTGCCCGATAACTGGGCGGTCGACGGGCGGTGTCGGGTGGGAATGCTGGTCGCTGGGAAGCGGACGTTTGAACATGGCTAAAAGCGGACATTACAACTTAGCCACTACAATTCAAAATTGTTGCTAATTTATATTATGTTAAATCAAACAATAACCCGCTCAAGTCCCTAAACCCCCGATCCCCGCCACCCATCCGCGCCCATTCCTGCTCGTTGCGGACACGCCCACCGTTTGCCGCCACAACCTCGAAGAGTCGGATGAACTCCGTTTCACGGCTCACCCGACTGCATGTGCCGATATCCCGATCAACCGTCAGCAATCGGTCGAGCGTACAACGCCGCACCGTCATTCGATGTGCTGCGAGCCTGCACGAACAACACCGCGAAACTACCGACCAACGCAACGTTCTTCAGAAAATTGTAGAGCTGGTTATCGTATTTCGGGCCTTCCGCATTCCAGAACTGATGCGCCGACAACGCAGTCAGGAAAGTGAAGCAGGCCATGACCACGCAGACTTCGCGTAGACGCCAGCCGGAAATCAACGCGAGACCGCCGCCAATCTCCAGCAATACCGTCAGCGGCAACACAAGCTCAGGCATCGGCAAACCCAACGCGCCGAAATAGCCGAGCATGGCTTTCCAGGCCAGCAGTTTTCGCACGCCTGCAACGATGAATAGTGACGCTATCAACACACGGCTAAACAGCAAGATAACTCGATCGGTCTGTTTCATTGAATTGTCCGGGAAAATTGAGGGATAACAATCAGGATGTGCTTCGTTCGAGCAGATCGAGCGCGACATCGACAATCATGTCTTCCTGTCCGCCGACCATCTTCCGTCTGCCCAACTCGACGAGAATGTCCACCGTCTTGAGGCCGTGTCGGCTCGCCGCGATTTCGGCATGACGCAGAAAGCTCGAATACACACCCGCATAACCGAGCGCGAGCGTTTCGCGGTCCACGCGCACTGGACGATCCTGCAACGGACGCACGAGGTCGTCGGCAGCATCCATCAGGCCGTAAAGATCGCAACCGTGACTCCAGCCCTGACGTTCGGCCGCTGCAATGAACACTTCGAGCGGCGCATTTCCCGCGCCGGCGCCCATTCCCGCAAGACTTGCATCGATGCGGTCGCAGCCCTCTTCCACCGCCACCAGCGAATTCGCGACACCGAGACTCAGGTTGTGATGCGCATGCATGCCGGTTTCCGTTTCCGGCTTGAGCGTGTCCTTGAACGCGCGAAACC is a window of Paraburkholderia sp. D15 DNA encoding:
- a CDS encoding LysR family transcriptional regulator — its product is MDIAGDLEIFTLVAETRSFSAAGRHLNLAPSSIARIVDRIEARLGVRLLLRTTRALTVTAEGATYLSSARRILADLKETEQLITDQSSPRGRLRVSGSIVYGKTFLVPLLGDFIQRYPGILVDISLTDTVVDIAAGQADVALRVGPLPDGPLTARKLGETHKVIVASPGYLARRGTPSIPEDLIDHDCINFNFKRATSGWPFRKDGDDYSLLVKGSVQTNNGDTQAQLAVEGIGIARVCAETVDRQIEAGHLVPLLEAFNPGDGEEIHAVFVGGAHMPARVRCFVDYLVSAFAAR
- a CDS encoding DoxX family protein, coding for MKQTDRVILLFSRVLIASLFIVAGVRKLLAWKAMLGYFGALGLPMPELVLPLTVLLEIGGGLALISGWRLREVCVVMACFTFLTALSAHQFWNAEGPKYDNQLYNFLKNVALVGSFAVLFVQARSTSNDGAALYARPIADG